Within the Trichoderma breve strain T069 chromosome 3, whole genome shotgun sequence genome, the region TATTTCTGTCCGCGATAAGAAGGGCAAGCTTTTGGGATCCATCAACACCTGGAACCTGCGGGAGAATTCAACAGTCCCTGTGGTTGCAAACTTTGCTCTGGCTGGGGACAGGCTTGTCGTGCTGGCTTCTACTCGCATTTGGGTCGTAAAGCTCGGCCAACAGCTTGTCTCTGGTGGAGATCTCAGTTAAAAAGCTCCAGGGTATGTGTCGAAaaggtgaagagaagagtcgTAGGCGCTGCGATGGAGCTGTTGGGATGcaaaaagttttataatatgTAGTCCTCTACCTAGATAGCGTGATAAATCAAACAGACCCGACATTTCCTAGCCAACACCACAGTGCTTTCATCTTAGCGTTGACTGATACATTAACTTATACAGCGAGCGCCGCCACCCACGTTCACCTCGCCAACATTGCGTTAAGGTCATGGTAAGAAGGATCGGAGTCCCAATCAATTGCAAAGTGTCTACTGCATACATGTACGCCATGAATTGAGTTATGCCACCGCTTGTTTATCACCTCTTGCGTTTAGAGCAGACAGCGGCTGAAAATACCTGAATGACTGGGGACATGCGCTGATCTTTGGCGTTGCGATAAGGCTTCTCCCCGACTGGGCGGTTTGCTTCTATTGTCGCCGGGACTCACCGAATTACGCACGAAACTAACCGTGTAGATACGAGAAGATACCAAGTTCTTGACGCCCTCTAATATCATTGATATCAGACGCCCGAACTGCTGCGCAGCCGAAGCGCCTGGCACGCCGGATACGCCGAAGACGCCAATGGCTGAACTAGTCGTAGTTCCAGATTGCATGGACTCCATTCGGTCGCAGTCCGGGGTAATGGACCCCCCAGATTCTACAACCCCAGCTTTATGGGGATGTGCTGCGTCTGTTAGCCAGAGCATACTACATGTATGCTGCAGCCTTAACAGGCGAGCCAGTTACTCCCTTTCTGATGACCCTGGGAAGTAGTTACGATTGGATACTGAGAGAATATATAGTCCGTCAACTATTGCGTTCCAGGAGAAGAAACACCTCGGTCCATTCATGTTCATTCTCTGAAAACTAACAGCCATTGCCCATACTATTTTTCGCCACCATCATGGACGAGGTTACCCCTACGAATGCCAAAACGGCAGATGGTCTCAATAATGATGATCTGGAGCTGCATGCACAAGGTTACGATCGTGAGATGCCAAGGCGCTTTTCCTTGGTATCTCTGATCTCGCTTTCCTATGCGTTGTTTTCTACATGGAACGGTTACGGTAGCTCATTTGGCATAGGCTTTACTGAAGCCTCCTCTGCGGGCTCACTGTACAGCCTCatcattgctgccgccatgaCAGCCTTAACAAATGCGGGAATGGCTGAGCTTGCCTCGGCCTATCCCGTTGCTGGAGCCCAGTACTACTGGTCATTTGTCGTATCCAGACCGGACTGGGCTCCATTCGCTTCGTACATGTGAGAAAAAGCCAAATGCCGTCTCCCAAGCACTGACAAATCGGTGAATTACTGACCCATATCTTCAAAGGGCTGCCGGCGTCAGCACTCTTGGTTGGTGGCTCGGCCTCGCTAGTGTCACGAACTTTGTGGCCGCCATGATTCTTGGTATTGCCCAGCTTAGCTATCCCGAATATACCATCACCCGCTGGCATACTTGGCTCGTGTTCGTGGCCATCACATGGCTTGCAGTTGGATTCAACGTGTTCTGCACGAAGTGGCTGCCCCTATGGAATAAGTTTATGCGCAAGCAAAGTTCTCGCCACCACACACAGTCAGTCCCTTTGCTAACTCACCCTTCAGTATATTTCTCTATAATTACGATGACTGCCACGACAGTCACCCTGTTTGCTTGTGCGGCGCCCAACTTCCAGACAGCAAAATTTGTCTTTACGGATACCACAAACTCAACAGGCTGGAGCAATGACGGCTTTGCGTTCCTGCTTGCTATCCTAAACGCACTATACGGATTCCTCGGCGGAGACGCTGGAGCCCACTTGTAAATATACGCGAAAGACGTTGCCTCTCCATGGGCTGACCGTATTCTCTAGGTGTGAAGAAGTGCCGAATCCAAAAGTGAACGTACCGAAGGTGATGGTAAGTGATTAGTATCTACTCCTGCCTTCGATCCAGCACTAACCCTCCGCAGATGTATCCGATCTTGATGGGTGTGATCAGTGGTAGGTTGCAGTTCCTCTCGATACTGTGAATTTGACTAAAATAAGTTTTGCCTAGCCCTCCCTTTTGCTATTGCCTTGTCTTTCGTCATCACCGACTTTGAAGCTGTCCTTACCACACCAACTGGACTGCCCCTGATCGAGGTCTATTATCAAGCTACTGGTAGCAAGGTTGCCACATCCATTCTGATGACCGCATTTGctgtttgcttctttggaTGCGCTACTGCCAATATCACCACCTCTAGTCGGCAGATGTGGTCGGCCTGCAGAGATGATTGCTTCCCGTTCTCCAAATACTGGAAGCAGATCCACCCACGCTGGCAAATGCCCGTGAATGCCTGTTGTCTCTCTGGCACTCTCGTGACGGTGAGTTACGGAGACAGCCTTGGACCCGAGATTGTGCTGAAGCTAATGGCTTGTCCAGCTGTATGGGCTCATATTCCTGGGTTCTTCCGCGGCATTTGCTTCTATGGTCGGAGCCTGCATTGTTTTCATGACAACGTCATACGCCATTCCTCAAGGCATCCTGGCATGGCGCGGGCGAGACAAGGTTCTCCCACCTCGAGCTGTGAATCTGGGCCGATGGGGCCTAGTCCTCAATATCTTGAGCTGTGTCTGGGTAGCTTGCATCAATGTCGTCTACTGTATTCCTACAACCTACCCAGTCACCCTCGAGAACATGAACTGGATATCGTAAGAGCCCTTTGGCACCGAAGCCTTCTATCTCTTTTTCTAATATCAACTAACACGGCTTCTAGTGTTGTGACAGTGGGAATCATCGcctttcttctcatcaattGGGTTACCAACCAGAAATATGTTTTCAAAGGCCCGAATATCAACTTTGAAGTTTTGAATGCGAACGCTCATGATTTTGTGGAGAAACAAACGGAAACGAGCACATCGTGATCATTTGGCTTCGATTTCCATCATGGGGTTACGGAGGCCAGTGACTTGGATTGAGGGcaatatacatgtatacatgCTGTATGGAGCCATAAGGGTTCACAAGCATCGCCATGGTTCAAGGACCCCGAACTGGTGCCGCAACTTCTATagttactattatatatGCTTGAACCTTGACTTCAGAATCAATAGAGTTCCAAATGGAATTCATATATCGCAACAGTTTGTCGTCGTGAATTTTTAAACTGAATTAATTTCGCGCTCACTGCCTTACGAGACGGTTATGGGGATCTCCGTAGACAAAGAGACTCCCTTTGCGCCTGTGAACACATCATAGAACAGTTGCCATAACCATGACGGGGATGTGCAAAATGTTGCAACAGGaggcagccatggcgaatgCATATCATTGAGCGGCTAATAGTGTGCACGtttgatacatgtattcttcAGTTCTCtgattttttctctttcattttctaTCTACCTGTTTGTTCTTCAGTCCaccaagggagagagaccTTAAAGTAGAGACTCATCAACGACGCAGACAGCCTTGCCCTTCATTTTCCCAGAGTGTGCCAGCTCGACCATCTTTGGGATTTCCTTAAGACCGTTATACTTGTTCACCTCCACCTGGATATTGTACTTGGCTACATCGTTCACCATGGCCTGGGTAACTTCTTGTCCAGCCCCTAGAGTGCCAATAACCCGAATATCACGGAAAACAAGCTCCTTGAAAGGGATGTTGACCACGTCAGGTTGTGCGACCTGGATCATGGTTCCATGCATTCTGGTCACTGCGCAACCAGTTGCGGCAGCTGTATCATGGTCGCTCAGGTTAATCGTAGCCTCAACACCACGATTATCGGTAAGAGCATGAACAGCCTTGACGACTGATTGGAGCCCCTCGCGGGCGTCAAGGACGACCTTGGCACCAGCCTTGTTGCAAAGGGCAAGGCCCTCATCGCGCGCATCAATAGCGACCACGTTGATACCTCGCGCCAATGCGAACTGGATGCCAAGATGGCCAAGTCCACCACCGGCACCAACAATGGCGAGCCAGCCCCCTTCCTTGACATTGCTCATGTTGATTGTGCGGTAGACAGTAGTCCCTGCACAGGCTAGCGGTGCAGCACTGAGGAAGCTGACAGAGTCAGGCAGATGCGCCGTGGTTCGGCTGTCAGAAATGTGATAGTCGGCGAACGCTCCGTCTATCAAAATGCCCAGGTACCCATCGACCTTCTGGCAGTATTGACGCTGGTCGTCATGGGAGTTACACTCGATGCAGTCTCCACATCGCCCCCTACCCATGCCAGACATGACACGATCGCCTGGCTTGAAGTTATCGACCTTTGGACCGACAGCCACGACTACACCGCTGCCTTCGTGTGATCCTGTGCAGGGTATCGGGGTTGGGAAATAGCCTTCC harbors:
- a CDS encoding alcohol dehydrogenase groES-like domain-containing protein, with translation MALTDIPDEMEACQVVEFHKPYVVHKIPTPKNLKGYEILIKTAVASLCHTDFMVMEGYFPTPIPCTGSHEGSGVVVAVGPKVDNFKPGDRVMSGMGRGRCGDCIECNSHDDQRQYCQKVDGYLGILIDGAFADYHISDSRTTAHLPDSVSFLSAAPLACAGTTVYRTINMSNVKEGGWLAIVGAGGGLGHLGIQFALARGINVVAIDARDEGLALCNKAGAKVVLDAREGLQSVVKAVHALTDNRGVEATINLSDHDTAAATGCAVTRMHGTMIQVAQPDVVNIPFKELVFRDIRVIGTLGAGQEVTQAMVNDVAKYNIQVEVNKYNGLKEIPKMVELAHSGKMKGKAVCVVDESLL
- a CDS encoding amino acid permease domain-containing protein; the protein is MDEVTPTNAKTADGLNNDDLELHAQGYDREMPRRFSLVSLISLSYALFSTWNGYGSSFGIGFTEASSAGSLYSLIIAAAMTALTNAGMAELASAYPVAGAQYYWSFVVSRPDWAPFASYMAAGVSTLGWWLGLASVTNFVAAMILGIAQLSYPEYTITRWHTWLVFVAITWLAVGFNVFCTKWLPLWNKFMLYFSIITMTATTVTLFACAAPNFQTAKFVFTDTTNSTGWSNDGFAFLLAILNALYGFLGGDAGAHLCEEVPNPKVNVPKVMMYPILMGVISALPFAIALSFVITDFEAVLTTPTGLPLIEVYYQATGSKVATSILMTAFAVCFFGCATANITTSSRQMWSACRDDCFPFSKYWKQIHPRWQMPVNACCLSGTLVTLYGLIFLGSSAAFASMVGACIVFMTTSYAIPQGILAWRGRDKVLPPRAVNLGRWGLVLNILSCVWVACINVVYCIPTTYPVTLENMNWISVVTVGIIAFLLINWVTNQKYVFKGPNINFEVLNANAHDFVEKQTETSTS